The proteins below are encoded in one region of Populus alba chromosome 2, ASM523922v2, whole genome shotgun sequence:
- the LOC118063456 gene encoding pentatricopeptide repeat-containing protein At1g05600 — protein MSIRWPRLLTPTQLSQILRSQKNPLTALQIFKDAKDKYPSYHHNGPVYATMISILGNSDRIAEMKEVIDQMRDDSCECKDSVFVTAIKTYASAGQISEAVSLFKNIPKFNCVNWTESFNTLLQILVKESKLETAHRFFLENSCGWEVKSRIRALNLLLDVLCQRNRSDLALQVFQEMDYQGCYPNRDSYRILMRGLCEDGRLNEATHLLYSMFWRISQKGSGEDIVVYRTLLDALCDNGQVEEALEILGKILRKGLKAPKRYRHRLDLSQCNNCEDIEATKLLINEALIRGGVPSLASYTAMAVDLYCEGKTGQADKVLDETQERGYRPSLRTYEAKVTALCRQGRSGEAINVIEREMVERNSVPNVRLYNVLLKGLCDAGNSAIAVSYLKRMAKQVGCVANQETYGILVDGLCRDGRFVEASKVLEEMLIKSFWPPADTYNILIRGLSSMGRQYEAVMWLEEMVSQDKLPELYVWRSLVTSVCCNMVAVDVSCETFNQLISS, from the coding sequence ATGAGTATAAGGTGGCCTAGGCTTCTAACACCAACACAACTCTCTCAAATTTTGAGGAGCCAGAAAAATCCATTAACGGCGTTGCAGATTTTCAAGGATGCAAAAGACAAATACCCCAGCTATCACCACAATGGTCCTGTGTATGCCACCATGATCAGCATCCTTGGAAACTCAGACCGAATTGCTGAGATGAAAGAGGTTATTGATCAGATGCGCGATGATTCCTGTGAGTGCAAAGATTCAGTCTTTGTTACTGCAATCAAGACCTATGCGAGTGCAGGCCAAATAAGTGAAGCTGTCTCACTCTTCAAGAATATTCCAAAATTCAACTGTGTAAATTGGACTGAATCTTTCAATACCCTTTTGCAAATATTGGTGAAGGAATCAAAACTTGAAACAGCTCACCGTTTTTTCTTGGAGAACTCATGTGGGTGGGAAGTGAAATCTCGCATTCGTGCCTTAAACCTGCTATTGGATGTTCTTTGTCAACGTAATCGCTCTGACCTTGCATTGCAAGTCTTCCAAGAGATGGATTATCAGGGTTGCTATCCGAATAGGGATAGTTATCGAATTCTTATGAGGGGGTTGTGTGAAGATGGAAGGCTAAACGAGGCCACACATTTGTTATACTCAATGTTTTGGAGGATCTCTCAAAAGGGAAGCGGAGAGGATATCGTAGTATATAGAACCCTTTTGGATGCTTTATGTGATAATGGGCAGGTTGAAGAAGCTTTGGAAATCCTTGGTAAGATATTAAGGAAGGGGCTGAAGGCACCTAAGCGATACCGCCACCGTCTTGATCTTAGTCAGTGCAATAATTGTGAAGATATAGAAGCCACAAAGCTTTTGATTAATGAAGCGCTAATCAGAGGCGGAGTTCCCAGTTTGGCTAGTTATACAGCGATGGCTGTTGATCTTTACTGTGAAGGCAAGACTGGTCAGGCTGATAAAGTGCTAGATGAAACTCAAGAGAGAGGCTATAGGCCATCACTTAGGACTTATGAAGCGAAGGTCACCGCATTGTGTAGACAAGGTAGGAGTGGTGAAGCCATTAATGTAATTGAAAGGGAGATGGTAGAGAGAAATAGTGTTCCAAATGTAAGATTGTATAATGTCTTATTGAAAGGCTTATGTGATGCAGGGAATTCAGCAATCGCTGTTAGTTATTTGAAAAGGATGGCTAAGCAGGTGGGTTGTGTTGCCAATCAGGAAACTTACGGCATTTTAGTGGATGGGTTGTGTCGAGATGGTAGATTTGTTGAAGCAAGTAAGGTTTTGGAAGAGatgttaattaaatcattttggCCACCAGCTGACACCTACAATATCCTTATAAGGGGTCTTTCCTCCATGGGCAGGCAATATGAAGCTGTCATGTGGTTAGAGGAGATGGTCAGCCAGGATAAGTTACCAGAACTTTATGTTTGGAGATCCTTGGTAACTTCTGTTTGTTGTAATATGGTTGCTGTAGATGTTAGCTGTGAGACATTTAATCAGCTTATCAGTTCATAG